One Longimicrobium sp. genomic region harbors:
- a CDS encoding PadR family transcriptional regulator: MADKLDVKPGTLALMILRTLEVLGPLHGYGIARRIEETSQNRLTLNYGTLYPALLKLEQEGFITAEWRQSENNRRAKFYSLTPAGRKQLARETREWNQTAELIAAFLALRREGT, translated from the coding sequence ATGGCGGACAAGCTGGACGTGAAGCCGGGCACGCTCGCCCTGATGATCCTGCGGACCCTCGAGGTGCTGGGGCCCCTCCACGGCTACGGCATCGCCCGCCGCATCGAGGAGACCAGCCAGAACCGCCTCACGCTCAACTACGGCACCCTCTACCCCGCCCTCCTCAAGCTCGAGCAGGAGGGGTTCATCACGGCGGAGTGGCGCCAGTCCGAGAACAACCGCCGCGCGAAGTTCTACTCGCTCACCCCCGCGGGCCGCAAACAGCTGGCGCGCGAGACCCGCGAATGGAACCAGACCGCTGAGCTGATCGCCGCCTTTCTCGCCCTGCGACGGGAGGGAACATGA